In the Arachis ipaensis cultivar K30076 chromosome B04, Araip1.1, whole genome shotgun sequence genome, AAAGAGGCAGAAGTTGTTGAAGAGGAACAGGGATTTCATCATAGGATGGCTATTCTGGAGGAGAAGGTTACTGTGCTAGAGAAGAAAAAAACTCATTAGCTTGTTGTGTTGTTATAGTTGTATGTGCTGTTGTGGCTGCTTTTTATGTATGTAGTGACTGAGAAATGAATTTTAGAAAGTAGAGTAGGAAAATGTGTTGATCCAGGTTTTTGTTGTGTATTGATACATGCTGTTTAGATAATTTATGTATCATAttatctatctaaatgcaattaAAGTTATGATATGAGTAGGTTGTTGAAATTATGTCGTTAGTATCTAAAGAAGCATTGAATGATTGAGGAAGTATGCATAAAAGTTGTATACATAAACACATATCATATATTGAAAGTTATGTAAACATCTTTGCGACAATCACATTTTCTAAAAGCTGCCCAAAAAGAACAAATCTGTTCAAGTGTATAGTATTATGAAGCTTAACATCACAAAAGTAAGCCTCAAACACCTAACAAGTCTGCAACAGTTTATAAAATCCTAAGAGCTTCTCCAAAAAAACCAATTCTCCCAAAAAATATTGTTGTCACATTCAAGTTTTCTAAATGCTATTACAAGGCATAGTGGGATGCCCAAGATGTCATATTTCTTCATGTCTTTGGATTGATGGATGGTGGATTAGGAATGAATTTGAACAGTCTTGTTGTTGCTGTGCTTGCTGCTACCAATGTCTCCTTGGAAGCTGCTGTACTCGGTCCTGGCCTGACTTGAGATGGTTGTGGGCCATGTGTAGCACCTTGTGGTTGAGGTTGTGGAGGTGCAGGCTGACTTGGAGGTGGGAGTGAATTGGGACAAAGTGGGGGCAGGTAGCCTGAATATCTTCTGTTTGGGCCTGATCTTTGAAGTTTTTGGTTGAACTGTTTGGTGAGCTGTGGATGGAACTTGAAGTGGAGGCCTAAATGGTGTACCTCTAGTTACACAACCTGGCTGGAGTTGGTCTGACACGGGAGCTGGTGTTACAGGACTTGGTGTTGCTACCACAGCACTTGAAACCTGGTTGTGATACATAAGACAGTATTCATGAGACTTAGGATAAATAACAGTTTAAAGGGTCAACATTTCACAATAATATATAAAACCTACATGTGGAGCCTGGCTAGATGCAGCCTGGCTAGATGCAGCACTTTGGGTGTTAGGGGCATCCTGTCCAATTAAGTAGACCAATGTTACTCATTACTATATAAATCCTCAAATATTGAACTAAACAGAGACATACACTAATTATTCAAAAAACTAAGAATAAATACAATACTAACATCATCTTTTGGTGCATTCTGTGATAGTGGAAAGACAACTAGTGACTGACTTTTTCCACCTTTCTTGGACTTCTTGGTCTTAACTTTCCAGTTGGGGTTAGATGGAGCACCCTTGCATGTCTTGTAATTATGTCCCTCTGAGCCACATTTACTGCAAGTTACCTTAAAGGATCTCTTCAGCTTGGCACCATGCTGCATCATTGGTTCAGCCAGACCCTTTTGTTTGTTGTGTACCTTTGGTCTGCCTATTGGTCTCTTTATGATGGGAGGATCTGGTCTTGAATACTCACTCCGTGTCCAAAATTCCTGACTAGGCACCGGTTGAATAGAATGTGCATATGTCTTATGGATTGACTCCATGCATAACCATGGATGCACATATTATTCTGGTTGATCATGTCTTTTCCTGATTGCTGCCACTGCATGGATACAGGGCATGCCTAAAACAGACCAACATCATGCACCAGTTAACAATAAACCAGATAATTCAGAACAGTAAACCATATAATTTAGAACAGATTTAACAATGCTATTAAAACTAACCAGTCAGCTGTCATTTGTTGCATGAGCAGGTTtgcttgatgagatccacatccACCTTTGTGTTCTTACGACTCACTTCAAATCTCTTACGTTCCGCATCACATGTCCACTCTGCAAGCCACTTGTTGCTGGGCCTTATAAGACGATCCAGCCTCTTCTGCTGAACAGGGGCGAGCTTTCCAGAAACATTTTCTAGTAACTGCTTATACTTGACCATCCTCCGCATCAGATAGCACCTAATTTCTTCACACATTGTGAGAATAGGCTTGCTTCTATAGGTTACTATCTTCGAGTTGAACACCTCACACATGTTATTTGTGAGGTTGTCCACTTTTGGTCCATGTGAGAAATAGGCCTTCATCCAAGTTGCTGGCTCAAATTTCGATAGATACTCCCATGCACCCTGGTTAATTCGCTTGAGCTTTTCCATTTGCTCCTTAAATTCTGGTATGGTGGTATATTTAGCACAGTCCCAAACCACCTCCCGAATATAGAGATCCTTAAACCAGTTGATAAAATTTTTCCAAATATGCATCACACAGTTTCGGTGATGGGCATTTGGTATAACTGACTTCAATGCAAGTAACAATCCCTACATAGCAATTGTACAATCATATCAAGTAACACAGCAGTCATCATACATTTGTTAGGGTAATGAGTAAAATAGCACTAATTCATCTTAAGTTATGTAGCAGTAGTACATTCATAGTAACTAAAACAGTAGTAATTCATACTAACTTATCAGCAGTAGTACATTCATAGTAAGTAAAACAGCAGTAATTCATATTAACTTATGCAGCAGTTGTATATTCATACTAAGCTAAACAGCACTAATTCATATTAAGTAAAGCAGCAGTTGTATACAGCTACTAAGAAATAACCTAGACTTCAACAACACTCATCATTAAAGAATTATATAACACTATGGCAGCAGCTAAATAAACCTACGTATCCTTATAACTAAAATAGTAATCAATATTTAACAAGTACCAATGGACTAAGTAGTTATGAAGTTTACCTTTTGTTGGTCAGATATAAAGTTCCAACTATGAGTTTGCACATCCCCCAAATCCTCTTGGAAAAGAGTCAAAAATCACTTCCAGAATTTCTTAGTTTCAGACCTAGCTACTCCGTAGGCAACCACGTAAAATTGGTTATTGGCATCCTGGGCCACTACTGTGAGGAGTTGTCCACCATAATAAGTCTTCAGAAAACAGCCATCAAGATATATCAATGGCCTACACCCACTCTTGAACTCCTGTTTGCATGCTTCTAAGCATATATAAAGCTTATCAAAAACAGGGGGGATTGAGGTATAGGAGTGACACACAACTCTGCCCTAGACCCTGGATTGCTTCTTAATATATCAAACAAGTAATCTTTAACATTACTATACTGCTCCCTCTCATTACCCATGATTCTCTCTCTTGACTCTCTAACTGCTCTGTAAACCATTTTTGGATGTGCAGTGAGTGAGAATTCTTCTCTGAGAAAGTCAATAGCCTCACTTGTCCTCATATGAGGCTGTGTACTCATTCTCTTCTCAACCTTCAAGCTAATCCAATGCTGATCAGCCGCATTACTTCCCATGTCCCTTGCACATGTATGGTCATTTTTGTAAGTATTCACCTGGTAACATTGCAGAGATTTGTTGTATGATAAATGAACCAGCCACGGACACTCATCATCCATGCATCCCACCCTCACTCTCTCGTTGTCATTCTTAATCCACCTAAGCTCCCTACCCCCAGCAATGAATAAGTCCTTTACAACTTCCTTAAATCTCTCTATGGTGGCAAACCTAGTCCCTAACTCAAACCTCCCCTCTCCAtgctcataatcatcatcaaacttAGAGAATTTATGCTTgctagattcatcatctgatgaaATAGATGTATGTAAATTCTCAGATTCATAATCATATACcgggtcatcatcatcatcttggaTCAGGCTCACATAGAACCTAACATGTTGGTCCCTGTTGGGTTGTGGGCCTCTGTTGGGCTGCACATTAGGATCAGGCCCAACATTCTTTCTAGTCTGCTGCTCATTGGGTCCACTACTTTGTCCCATCTTCTTCCAcgtcttcctctttcttttagcACCTGTCTTCTTTGCAGCTGTCTTCTTTGGAGACACaactttcttctttcccttcatTACTCTCTACCTTTTGCTACCCTTATCATCAGCATtgttatcatcatcatcactattACTTTCAAACCCGGGGAGGTGGAGGTTTGTAGGGCTCATCCTCCGTACTCTCGTACCCATCATCAGATGACAAACTCTGATCATCCACCAAAACCTCTCCCTCATTAGGACTGTTACTTTGCTTTCCAGCATCCTCCACAATCTCAGGTTCATCAACAGGGTGGTCAAAATATAGGTAAAACTCGTCCGTCTCTGTATTCTTCATTTTGTTCTCTCGCATTTCATTAATCCCTGCATCCCCTGTCAAAATATGCAGCCCAGACTCAATATCAGGACTCCTTGGATCATACCAATAAACTATCTTGTATGATTGGTACCCCAAGCCCTTGAACAGTGTGATCAAGTCTCTGAAATTAACGAAGTCCAGGtccattttcgaaaacttctccaCCTTCCCATTTTTGTAAACCAGAGAACCATTACTTTCTCTCACAAAATTACCTCCATGGTGGAACACAGGCACTACAAACACATCAATCAtctgaaaaaagaaaaacaaaaaactgtAAACAATGATCAAGAATTACTCTTTTCACATATTAAAAAGCAATAGCCTTCAACATACAGAGACGAAAAATCACCCCAGAAGCTTTCTTTTCCTTAACAGTAATTCAATTTCAGTCGAAAAACCCCAAtactttcttgacaacttctatcAACATGCACGATCAGTCCTTTCACAACACAGTTCATACTTGCATACGTATTTAACCTCACAATCCACTAACTAAGCTACAATACAGACTTCTTACCTTCGGTGACGAAGACAGCAACTCAGACAACAATGGAGGCCTCTTTGACAACCACTGCACATGGCAAACGTCTCAGCCTGGGTAGTGatctttttggagggaaaaacaGAGTATGATGATCGTTGGTATCCTTAGGGTTTAATGTAATTCAGAAAGGGTGGTATGGGTGTAATGGGTATTGTAAGGGACTTTGTAAGGGATGAAGGTAAAACGACGTAGTTTAGTGGTGCAGGGACTTAATTGTCCAATTTTTGAATGTAGCTTTCCACTCAGCAATCCATGTGTTAACCAGTCATGTCACGTCATCCGCACGGAGCCACATCAGACTTCTCCGACGGGTCTGGCGGAGGCAATTCGACGGAGGGACTCATCCGTCCAAGATTTGTGAAGGTCggggatttaaaagtattttcaaatgctCAGGGATGAAAATGTCTGCGGGGCAaaaagtcagggacctatttgtccttttctctaaaaaaTATTTCAAGGTATCAAAATGGGCCTAAAAGTTTTTAATATGAGGCTGTCTACCCTGTTGGCCCAAAATAAGTTCAAAAAGTAGGGCTGGACAACGATCATGATCGGATATAAGCTATTCCATTCGATCCTCACTGTACTAATCGAATTGAATATATCCGTATTTTTTCAGGTCGGATTGAATATCGAGTATCcgcataatttaaaaaaattgttttaaagtCCTGTTTAActatttttagtttttacaaAAAAAGATGTctataaaatctattttttttacttgtttaaacctatttattcttaaaaaattatcaataaaagttctcttgaataataaaaataataataatacaaaatctAAGTTTAATTAATTCTAGAGAAAAATTCTAAATGGTCCCTGATAATTATCTCGAAAAACAACGAAAGTCctcaataaaaaaataccatttCCGGTCCCTGATCTTTACTTTTAAGGGACTGATTAGCCCCGCTATCAATTTGTTTTATCATTGACATATGGGCTAATAAGTCCCATAAAAATAAAGATCAGGGGTCGAAAAGGTTTTTTTTATTGAGAGCCTCGTTGTTCTTCAAGGTAAATTTACAGGGGTTAGGTTGGGTATTCACTCATTATTCTAAATTGAAGtacaatacaaaaaaatttaaaacaagatatCATATAATTCATAAAGCAATACACTAAAATTTATATCACATTAGGATTTACTTTCTTAAGTTAGCAAATGTTTTAGGCAGATTTTTAGTAGATCGTGAATATACCTGAGGAGTGTTAGTATATGTATAGTAGAGTTGATAATCACTTTTTATTAAAGTAGTTCCATCTTTATTGATGGATAACCATTTCTTTTATCTTGAGAGTTTGttaaaatttacctttaaaaaaaaataaaaataattgaaaaaattcAAAGAAATAATTACTTATTTAAATAAGCATAAATTGTCCATTTTCATCGAACCCAAACTAAGAAGTCGGGTATATCTAAAAGCCACTTCTTAATAAGCTTTTTATCCTTATTGATCCTTACTTTTATATTTTGGGCCAGGATACTATCAAATTCACAATCGGAACTGATCCAATATAATAACTCTACGGATCAAATAATATTTACAAAATTAAAATCGAATGtaaataattacttcaaataTATGAATCCTATCTATATGTGCAGtgctattaaaaaaaaaagggcatAAGTCTTGAAGACTTGAATGTTTGATTTTCACATCCTTTAGGCAGCGATGAAAGTTGGAGTTTCAATGGCTCGTCCATGGCTCTTCCCTCCAAATCAAAACGCTTTCTTTTCCGTAAGTCTCCCTTACGGTTGTTCTCCTTAACTCCCTTCCCTCCTTTGTTGTCTTAGATTTTctgagttcaaaattgttttttTCAACTTGTTGCAGCAGCAGCAGAATCTTCTTCTTTGTTCGAACCGAATGGCGATTGGTGTTGGGAGAAGAAAACCGCAGTTTGTAGTGAGCGCAGGGCCGAAGAGGATANNNNNNNNNNNNNNNNNNNNNNNNNNNNNNNNNNNNNNNNNNNNNNNNNNNNNNNNNNNNNNNNNNNNNNNNNNNNNNNNNNNNNNNNNNNNNNNNNNNNNNNNNNNNNNNNNNNNNNNNNNNNNNNNNNNNNNNNNNNNNNNNNNNNNNNNNNNNNNNNNNNNNNNNNNNNNNNNNNNNNNNNNNNNNNNNNNNNNNNNNNNNNNNNNNNNNNNNNNNNNNNNNNNNNNNNNNNNNNNNNNNNNNNNNNNNNNNNNNNNNNNNNNNNNNNNNNNNNNNNNNNNNNNNNNNNNNNNNNNNNNNNNNNNNNNNNNNNNNNNNNNNNNNNNNNNNNNNNNNNNNNNNNNNNNNNNNNNNNNNNNNNNNNNNNNNNNNNNNNNNNNNNNNNNNNNNNNNNNNNNNNNNNNNNNNNNNNNNNNNNNNNNNNNNNNNNNNNNNNNNNNNNNNNNNNNNNNNNNNNNNNNNNNNNNNNNNNNNNNNNNNNNNNNNNNNNNNNNNNNNNNNNNNNNNNNNNNNNNNNNNNNNNNNNNNNNNNNNNNNNNNNNNNNNNNNNNNNNNNNNNNNNNNNNNNNNNNNNNNNNNNNNNNNNNNNNNNNNNNNNNNNNNNNNNNNNNNNNNNNNNNNNNNNNNNNNNNNNNNNNNNNNNNNNNNNNNNNNNNNNNNNNNNNNNNNNNNNNNNNNNNNNNNNNNNNNNNNNNNNNNNNNNNNNNNNNNNNNNNNNNNNNNNNNNNNNNNNNNNNNNNNNNNNNNNNNNNNNNNNNNNNNNNNNNNNNNNNNNNNNNNNNNNNNNNNNNNNNNNNNNNNNNNNNNNNNNNNNNNNNNNNNNNNNNNNNNNNNNNNNNNNNNNNNNNNNNNNNNNNNNNNNNNNNNNNNNNNNNNNNNNNNNNNNNNNNNNNNNNNNNNNNNNNNNNNNNNNNNNNNNNNNNNNNNNNNNNNNNNNNNNNNNNNNNNNNNNNNNNNNNNNNNNNNNNNNNNNNNNNNNNNNNNNNNNNNNNNNNNNNNNNNNNNNNNNNNNNNNNNNNNNNNNNNNNNNNNNNNNNNNNNNNNNNNNNNNNNNNNNNNNNNNNNNNNNNNNNNNNNNNNNNNNNNNNNNNNNNNNNNNNNNNNNNNNNNNNNNNNNNNNNNNNNNNNNNNNNNNNNNNNNNNNNNNNNNNNNNNNNNNNNNNNNNNNNNNNNNNNNNNNNNNNNNNNNNNNNNNNNNNNNNNNNNNNNNNNNNNNNNNNNNNNNNNNNNNNNNNNNNNNNNNNNNNNNNNNNNCAAGTAGGAATCGATAAGCTTGCTGATGCTGTGTCTATTACTCTAGGACCCAAAGGTGCATCTTTCAAATTTATTTCATCATGAATTTCAAGGTTTTGAATGCTCAATGACTAGTACATTATACCAATACTCAATTATGTTCCATCCAGAAAGCACTGATTCACGAACCAAGTTTCCATAGAActgatattttataaaattttcacaTTTAGTAGTAGCATGTATTGAGAGAACTGACATATGTCAAGAATGTTCCAATATTTTTTATGGCAGAGCTTAGAAAGTATTAAATACTGGctgtttgaaatttgaaatactTCAAgtatatataattttcaaaatataCATGTGTATGTTCCAACCGTAAGAATATGAATTGCAGCTAATTAAGTTATAATGGAACTGAAAATTGGTTCCATTTGCATCCTTTTAGTCCCGGAAAAGGATTGTATAtgtattttgatatttttattcaCTGTTTATTGACTGCTCATTGTACATGCTGCTTATGTGATTCTAATTAACAAGTTTGTTCATCTTGCTCCTTACCGTGCAGGACGTAATGTTATTCTCTCGGAATCTGGAAACCTTAAAGTGATTAATGATGGCGTTACAATTGCTCGGTCCATAGAGCTTTCTGATACAATTGAGAATGCAGGTGCCATGCTAATTCAAGAGGTTGATCATTTGTTAGGTTTTGCCTTGGATTAAATAGAATAAATTTGAGACCAAAATAACTTGAGATGTATTGCTTGTTTCCTTCCTTACTGCTTGTAGGTTGCTAGCAAAATGAATGATTTGGCTGGTGATGGGACTAGCACCGCAATTATTTTGGCTCGAGCCATGATTAAATCTGGACTATTAGCAGTTGCATTTGGGGCTAATCCTATTTCTTTGAAGAAGGGAATGGACAAGACTGTAAAAGATTTGGTCAAGTTCTTGGAGCAGAAAAGTGTTCCTATTGAAGGAAGGGCTCATATTAAAGGTAGTTTCTGCTTCTATTTTTTGAGTTTTCCAAAGCAATGGGTGTTCTCAAGATGAAAATATTGAAGGAAGTTTTTGTCCCTCTTGCAGCTGTAGCTTCAATTTCTGCTGGAAATGATGAGTATGTGGGAAATTTGATTGCTGAAGCTATAGAAAAGATTGGCTCTGATGGGGTGATCTCCATCGAGTCGTCATCATCATTTGAGACCTCTCTGATAATTGAAGAAGGGATGAAGGTATCATGCATTAGAATAAAAGTCAACAATAACAAGCATTAGTGTTCCTGTCATTCAGATAAGAATGATCACTATCATTGTCTTTTCCCTTGTTATATTTGTTCTCGGTTCCTTCTGTGCAGATTGATAAGGGTTACATGTCTCCTCACTTCATTACCAATCAGGAGAAGTCCATTGTTGAGTTTGACAATGCTAAAGTTTTGGTAACTGACCAAAAGATTTTGGCTGTCAACGAAATTGTTCCTTTGCTGGAAAAGGCTATGCAGTTGAGTGCCCCACTCTTAATTATTGCAGAGGATGTCTCAAGGCCAGTGTTGGAAACGTTAACAGTGAACAAAATGCAAGGGTTACTAAGAGTTGCAGTTGTAAAATGTCCAGGATTTGGAGATGCAAAGAAAGCTGTGTTACAGGATATTGCACTTATGACAGGTGAGTTCCTACAGCATATAATAATCTCAATTAATATCTTTGGAAACTTCCTTTACATTAGTGTTATGCATATTCTATAAACAGCAAACTCTTTGTTAGTCTTTGTTTTTCTTTAGTAAAAATCAGTCCTGATCTTATGACTTGAATTGTATATCTTCTATGGGGTGTCACTATTTAGGAGCTCTTCATGATATCTTGACTGTATGAGCATAATTTgaagttttcttttttttccccttAAATTTGCCCGGATACTTTGTTCCCATTTCCTTCATTAATGAACACACTTTCTCTGCTCTGCTTGTTTGACATCATGTTTACATTAAAATCACAGGTGGTGATTTTCTTTGTGGAGACTTGGGTCTCACACTTGAAGGTGCAACATCAGATCAGCTTGGCACTGCACTGAAAGTGACAATAACCAGTAATTCGACAACTATAATTGCTGATCCTGCCACAAAGGCTGAAATTAAGGCTAGAATTTCACAGATAAAGAAGGATCTTGTTAAAACAGATAACGCGAACCTGTCAAGAAAGCTCTCAGAGAGAATTGCAAAACTCTCTGGCGGTGTAGCTATTGTAAAGGTACCTACTCCAATAAACATGTATTGAGTTGTCTGTACTCTGATCAATTCATGACCTCCTTACTAAAGAGGTCCTATAAAAGAAATTTTCTGTAATGAATATGATTTATTCTTAATAATATATCATTTTTTTATACTTACCTTCTCTCTTACAAATTTGCTTCTTCTACTATAAAACAATTTTTGTGACATCcaatatcaaataacattttATGTTGACATTTGTTTTGTATCAATTGTGCAGGTAGGTGCGCACACTGAGGTAGAACTAGAGGAGAAAAAACTTAGGATTGAGGACGCGAAGAATGCAACATTTGCTGCTATACATGAGGGGATTATTCCTGGAGGGGGTGCCGCATATGTCCACCTGTTGGACTTGATACCAACAATAAGGAACTCCATGGAAGATCTAGATGAGCGAATTGGTGCTGATATTGTGGCTAAGGTATGGTTATGTTTATTAGTTTCCTAGCTCTCGTACTTGTGCTCCTTCATACAATTTGTGAATCTGTATAATTAACCCTACAATATGTCGTTGAGGCTGAGAGGTCTCAATAAATTCCAAATACTCCAGCCTCATTTTGATTGTTTTCATCCATGCCAAAAGTCTCTCATTATCACTTTATTTGTTTTGAAGATGGTCCAAAACGTATTAATAGAGAAACCTGCTCATCTGTATACTGTCCTTGTTAAGTTCACATCATGACTTTGATATCTTATCAGCTATCTCCCTCGTTACTATCAATACTTGGTACTTGGGcttaaaattttaattctaataGTGAACTTGGCAGGGAGAATTTAACTTTGATTATGTTTTCCTGGAGGTTGAGGTTGTGTGTCAGGTCTTCTGTCAACCTCTCTATGTGATTGCTCGTTGCTCTCTTAACCTTGTTATTCTTAGATATTACATATTACTTGAAACCATTCTTCTtttcaaaagaaataaataaaaaaataaaaatctggtGCATTCCATATTTGTTTCCCCTGTACTTTCATTAGTTCATCGAGGCTTGGGATTAATTTTGTGGAAGGCAATTTGTTTATGAACTTGTGTTGAATGCCTTTAGATATATGTAAGCAGTTTCACACAATGCATTGCAGGCAATGCTTGAACCTGCAAAATCAATTGCAGCCAATGCTGGAGTTGATGGAGACATTGTTGTCCAGAAGACGAGAACACTTGATTGGCGAACTGGATATAATGCAATGACAGGCACATATGAAGATCTTCTAAATGCAGGAGTGATAGATCCTTGTCGAGTTGCCAGATGCGCTCTTCAAAGTGCAGTTTCAGTTGCTGGTATGGTATTAACTACCCAGGCTATATTGGTGGACAAAACAAAAAAACCCGAGCCATCTGTGCCTCTGCTCCCTGGTATGATACCTTAAAACGGCGAAAACACTACAATTTTGACAATCAACTTTAGTATCATGAATCAATGCCTGCAAATGTCCCTTTTGTTGATTCACACTCGGCCAGCGATAAGAATGCTCTTGCCA is a window encoding:
- the LOC107639272 gene encoding chaperonin 60 subunit alpha 2, chloroplastic (The sequence of the model RefSeq protein was modified relative to this genomic sequence to represent the inferred CDS: added 30 bases not found in genome assembly), with the translated sequence MKVGVSMARPWLFPPNQNAFFSQQQNLLLCSNRMAIGVGRRKPQFVVSAGPKRISIGKECREALQVGIDKLADAVSITLGPKGRNVILSESGNLKVINDGVTIARSIELSDTIENAGAMLIQEVASKMNDLAGDGTSTAIILARAMIKSGLLAVAFGANPISLKKGMDKTVKDLVKFLEQKSVPIEGRAHIKAVASISAGNDEYVGNLIAEAIEKIGSDGVISIESSSSFETSLIIEEGMKIDKGYMSPHFITNQEKSIVEFDNAKVLVTDQKILAVNEIVPLLEKAMQLSAPLLIIAEDVSRPVLETLTVNKMQGLLRVAVVKCPGFGDAKKAVLQDIALMTGGDFLCGDLGLTLEGATSDQLGTALKVTITSNSTTIIADPATKAEIKARISQIKKDLVKTDNANLSRKLSERIAKLSGGVAIVKVGAHTEVELEEKKLRIEDAKNATFAAIHEGIIPGGGAAYVHLLDLIPTIRNSMEDLDERIGADIVAKAMLEPAKSIAANAGVDGDIVVQKTRTLDWRTGYNAMTGTYEDLLNAGVIDPCRVARCALQSAVSVAGMVLTTQAILVDKTKKPEPSVPLLPGMIP
- the LOC107636422 gene encoding mucin-7-like, which gives rise to MESIHKTYAHSIQPVPSQEFWTRSEYSRPDPPIIKRPIGRPKVHNKQKGLAEPMMQHGAKLKRSFKVTCSKCGSEGHNYKTCKGAPSNPNWKVKTKKSKKGGKSQSLVVFPLSQNAPKDDDAPNTQSAASSQAASSQAPHVSSAVVATPSPVTPAPVSDQLQPGCVTRGTPFRPPLQVPSTAHQTVQPKTSKIRPKQKIFRLPAPTLSQFTPTSKSACTSTTSTTRCYTWPTTISSQARTEYSSFQGDIGSSKHSNNKTVQIHS